CGCCCGCGGGCGACCCGATGCCCAATTCCACCGGCGGGCCCCACCGGCGACCGGGCGGTTCGAGCATGGCCGACCACACGCCCGCCAACTCGCCCCAGCGCGAGTCTGGGTTCGGCTCGGGCATCTTCGAGGAGTAGCCGGGCGTCCCTGCTGCAAGGACTTCAAACGGGCGAAGCTGCGCCCACCCTGCGGGTCGGCGGGCCTTTGACGCGGGGCGCCGTTGCGCCGCCGGCGTCGCTCTGTGGCGGTCGATACTCAGCTCGCCGGCCTATCACGTTGCCGGCTCGACAGGCGCGCCACCCCCACAAGGCGTCGCATTTTACCAAGAGCACCAAAGTTCCCCATTCACCGGCACCGATACCTTTTGGTGTCGAAAGGGTGTGAGGAAACAGTGGTGCGTGGCGTCGTCAGACTCATTGGCGCATCAACTAGGAGGCGTTGCGGGCGTATGGATGAAGATGTGAGGAGCGCCGATCTGTTCACGACGGTTCGGGACTTTGTTCACACGACTCTTTGTTCACGCGACAACCTGCGGGCGGACTGCTTTCAGCTCAGCCACCGCTCGCTGCAACGGGCGGGTCAGGTGTGCGGCTGGCACTTCTGCCTGCACGGCCCGCGTCAGCTCCAGTTGACCGCCATCTGGGAAATGGACTCCCACACGGTCCTCTTTTATGGATCGCAGGGTGAACGGTTCCTGACGGCCGCCGTGCCGTGCGCCGCCTAGCTACTGGCGGAAGGTGTTCTCACCCCCGTGTCGACATGGCCTCGCAAAGGAGTTGCGAGGCCGGACGACGCCCTAGGGCGTCGTCCGGAAGTAGTTGACAAGCGAACACCGGGTTTAGTATACATACGTGCACAGCCGTCGCGGCGGGAGGCCCACCCGCACGCAACGCCCGAGGCTGTGCTCCGAGCGGCCAATTCGGCGGCTCCGCGTGTACTGAACCCGCTTAATTGACACGGAGGTCTTCAATGCTCGTGCTATCTCGGAAAGAAACCCAGCGCATCCGAGTCGGCGATTCGGTCGTGGTCACGATCGTCAAAGTCTCTGGCGACAAAGTGCGTGTCGGCATCGAGGCGCCCAGCGACATGCTCGTCCTGCGGGATGAACTGGAGCCCTGGGCGACCGCAGACGCCGCAGCCCCGCCGCTGCTGACCACCGACGTGGCGGTCAACGTCGCTTAACCTGTCCGGTGGCCTCGTGTGAGGCCTTCGGATCGCGCAGCCACCGCGGCAGCACGCCCCCTCCACCCTCGGCTGGGGCGTCCCCGCGACCCACGGGGCGGCAATCATCGGCCGCCCCGTGGCCGGCAAGACGCGGCTACCCGTGCGGCGCCTGCCCCGATCGACAACGGGCGTGCCTTCTCTTCTCCGCCCGGTCTCCCCAGAGTCGCTCGACCGGGGACCGCTCCCTTCGATTTGCGCACGGCTTTCTTCCCCGTCCGCGCAGTTTTTGACAACGCGGTTGGCGGCCGCTACAGTGCAGGCCACGTGACGGGTTTTAGAGGCGCCCGCCACGTCACCTGCCTACTATCCATCCTTCCCTCCGCTTGCTGCCTTTACACGCGGCCGCTGGCCGCGACTTCTGCGAGTTGCTCCGCCCGTTGAGGGACGCCGTCGTCCCCGCGCGCCGCTTGGCGATTGGGTGCCGCTTACCGCTTCGCGTTCCAGGGAGATCGTTGCTATGGGTCGTCGTACACACGTTGGGCGTCGTGGCTTCTTGACCGCGGGCGCCGTCGGCGCGCTGGGACTCAACCTCGGCGACTTCTTCGCCATCCGCGCCGCTCAGGCCGCCTCGAACAAGTACGTCACGCCGCCGCAGAAGGCGAAGAGCGTCATCCACATCTTCCTCCAGGGAGGGCTCGCCGCGCAGGAGTCGTGGGACCCCAAGCCCGAGGCGCCGATCGAGTACCGCGGCGAACTGGGCTCCGTCGAGACCAAGCTGCCCGGCGTGCGCTTCGGAGAACTGATGCACCGCACCGCCGGCGTGGCGGACAAGCTGACGGTCGTGCGATCGGTCACCCACGGCGAGGCCGCGCACGAGCGCGGCCAGCACAACATGATGACCGGCTACCGGCCCAGCCCGGCGCTCATGTACCCCAGCTTCGGCAGCGTGGTGAGCCACGAATTCGGCCCCCGCAAGAACCTGCCGCCCTACGTCTGCATACCGAACGCCCCCAACCCGTACGCCCACAGCGGGTACCTCAGCACCGCGTACGCGCCCTTCAGCGTCGGCAGCGACCCGGCCCGAGGCGACTTCCGCGTGCGTGACCTGGAGCGGCCCGGGTTCGTCAACGACGACGTCTACCACCGCCGCATGACGGCGCTCGAAACGGTCAACGGGCGGTTCACGGAACGCACCGCGTCGGACGCGGTCGCCGCGATGGACGAGTTCTACCAGCGGGCGTTCAACTTGATCGGCTCGCAGCACGCCCGCGAGGCGTTCGACATGAACAAGGAGGACAACAAGACCAAGGACCGGTACGGCCGCAACCCTGCGGGGCAGCGGATGCTGCTGGCCCGCAGGCTGGTCGAGGCCGGCGCGCGGTTCGTGTCGCTCTCCTACGGCGGGTGGGACCACCACAACGACATCACCAACAACATGCGGCGGCAGCTGCCGGCGTTCGACCAGGCGTTCTCCACGCTGATCACCGACCTGGACGAGCGGGGCCTGTTGGACGAGACCGTCGTGCTGGTTTCGTCCGAGTTCGGCCGCACGCCGAAGATCAACAACACCGCCGGCCGCGACCACTGGTCCAAGGTGTTCAGCGTTGCGATGGCCGGCGGCGGCATCCGCCGGGGTGCGGTCATCGGCTCGTCGGGCCCCACGTCCGCCGAACCCGAAGAGACCCCAGTCACGCCAGAGGACCTGGCGGCCACTATGTACCACCTGCTGGGCATCGCTCCCGAGAAGGAGCTGATGGCGCCGGGCGACCGGCCGATCGAGATCATCGACGGCGGCCTCGTCCGGAAAGAACTGCTCGCGTAGACCGCCGCCTATCAGCCACGTGTCGCTTCACTTCAGGGGGAATCGAAGGTGAACCAGACCGCAGCCAAGACGTTGATCCTTGCCGTGCTGCTGGCCGTCGCGGCCACCGCGGCGGCGTACGAACCCCGGCTGAGCCGGCTCGAGCCCGCCGGCGGTCAGCGCGGGACCGAGCTGAACGTCGACTTCGTCGGCGGCCGCGTCGGGATCGATCCCGAAGAAGTCGTCTTCTACGAGCCGGGTGTGCAAACGGCGGCGCTGGAACGGGTAGACGACAACCGCGTGCGGGTGAAACTGGCGATTGCGCCCGATTGCCCCCTCGGCCGCCACGCGGTGAGGCTGCGGACCAAGAGCGGGCTGAGCGAGATCCGCACCTTCCACATCGGCGCGCTGCCCGAAGCGAAGGAGGCCGACCCTAACGACTCGGTCCAGGCTCCGCAGGAGGTGGCCTTCAACTCGACCATCAACGGCGTGGTGAAACGCGAGGACGTGGATGTGTTCGCGTTCAACGCCGAGGAGGGACAGCGAGTATCGGTCGAGGTCGAGGGGCTGCGGATGGGC
This genomic interval from Posidoniimonas corsicana contains the following:
- a CDS encoding carbon storage regulator, producing MLVLSRKETQRIRVGDSVVVTIVKVSGDKVRVGIEAPSDMLVLRDELEPWATADAAAPPLLTTDVAVNVA
- a CDS encoding DUF1501 domain-containing protein, with translation MGRRTHVGRRGFLTAGAVGALGLNLGDFFAIRAAQAASNKYVTPPQKAKSVIHIFLQGGLAAQESWDPKPEAPIEYRGELGSVETKLPGVRFGELMHRTAGVADKLTVVRSVTHGEAAHERGQHNMMTGYRPSPALMYPSFGSVVSHEFGPRKNLPPYVCIPNAPNPYAHSGYLSTAYAPFSVGSDPARGDFRVRDLERPGFVNDDVYHRRMTALETVNGRFTERTASDAVAAMDEFYQRAFNLIGSQHAREAFDMNKEDNKTKDRYGRNPAGQRMLLARRLVEAGARFVSLSYGGWDHHNDITNNMRRQLPAFDQAFSTLITDLDERGLLDETVVLVSSEFGRTPKINNTAGRDHWSKVFSVAMAGGGIRRGAVIGSSGPTSAEPEETPVTPEDLAATMYHLLGIAPEKELMAPGDRPIEIIDGGLVRKELLA